One segment of Scleropages formosus chromosome 23, fSclFor1.1, whole genome shotgun sequence DNA contains the following:
- the rbm48 gene encoding RNA-binding protein 48 gives MATSGSGGSCWSTPEVHKHHEQKIVCHTRPKYREGRRLRAVKVYTINLESRFLLVQGVPALGAMKELVELMALYGPVEEYRVLDEYPAEQFTEVYLFKFRTLRSARMAKRNLDERSFFGGLLHVCYAPEYETVEDTRQKLQDRRRYVARAKQNKVKALDEPEEKIERNAAEDSTCEIPKPENERGSWDFRERETWNEKGSWDLSYPLLPLPPQEGFPSVFEQTVYEDSMGSTYSAGTSDQPIASVGQKCSSDRSTVVYIKVKDRPPPAKLIPRTAHLQNRKRKMEEASKAFLLGTTEKNDTLIGPKLPELPKVDMEDDSLNITVNLIRSTMAKVSTIPENKATEKSSTATKPRRRI, from the exons ATGGCGACGTCCGGTAGTGGTGGCTCTTGTTGGAGCAcccctgaagtccacaaacatcACGAACAGAAGATTGTTTGTCACACAAGACCCAAATACAGGGAGGGGAGAAGGCTTAGGGCAGTTAAA GTGTACACCATCAATCTGGAGTCTCGTTTTCTGCTGGTTCAGGGAGTTCCAGCCTTGGGGGCCATGAAGGAGCTGGTGGAGCTGATGGCCCTGTACGGGCCGGTGGAGGAGTACAGGGTGCTGGACGAGTACCCCGCAGAGCAGTTCACTGAGGTCTACCTCTTCAAATTCCGCACGCTTCGCAGTGCAAG AATGGCAAAGCGGAATCTTGACGAAAGGAGTTTCTTTGGTGGACTGCTTCATGTGTGTTACGCTCCTGAATATGAAACGGTTGAGGACACCAGGCAAAAATTACAAGACCGACGGAGATACGTTGCTAGAGCAAAACAGAATAAAG TGAAAGCACTGGATGAACCAGAAGAGAAAATTGAAAGGAATGCTGCTGAAGACTCTACCTGTGAAATCCCAAAACCTGAGAATGAAAGGGGCAGTTGGGATTTTAGGGAAAGGGAGACTTGGAACGAAAAGGGGAGTTGGGATTTAAGTTATCCTTTACTACCCCTTCCTCCACAAGAAGGATTTCCGAGTGTTTTTGAACAGACGGTGTATGAAGACAGCATGGGTTCGACCTACTCAGCTGGCACTAGTGATCAGCCCATTGCGTCTGTAGGTCAAAAGTGTTCCTCTGATAGAAGCACAGTGGTTTACATAAAGGTAAAGGACAGGCCTCCTCCTGCCAAACTTATACCAAGGACAGCACACTTACAAAACAGGAAACGAAAAATGGAAGAAGCCAGCAAGGCTTTTCTTTTGGgaaccacagaaaaaaatgacacactgATTGGGCCAAAACTCCCAGAACTGCCAAAAGTGGACATGGAAGATGATTCTTTAAACATCACAGTCAATTTGATCAGAAGTACCATGGCAAAG GTCTCAACCATTCCAGAAAACAAGGCTACAGAAAAGAGTTCCACTGCAACAAAGCCAAGAAGGAGAATCTAA
- the LOC108922046 gene encoding EF-hand calcium-binding domain-containing protein 1-like isoform X5 has protein sequence MNEGELKRTGSRGFHSNPCKQFARAAGNYRIYSFAGTFVQPGVNVEVFEMAEMNRRMIKNLAESISKEVKHFNKTEVEHLIRQFNSLVGKQSDRRGGSGLDRARFRNILHNTFGLTDDMMMDRVFRVFDKDNDSYVSVKEWIEGLSVFLRGTFDEKIKYCFDIYDLNGNGYISREEMFHMLKNSLIRQPTEEDPEEGVKDLVEIALKKMDHDHDSQLSYADFERAVKDESLLLEAFGTCLPDAKRVLAFEQHAFQDLSEH, from the exons ATGAACGAAGGCGAACTTAAACGGACCGGAAGTCGCGGTTTCCACAGCAACCCGTGTAAACAGTTTGCGAGGGCAGCTGGAAACTatcgcatttattcatttgcggGCACTTTCGTCCAACCCGGGGTGAACGTAGAAGTGTTTGAAATGGCGGAGATGAACAGGAGAATGATTAAAAATCTGGCAGAAAGCATCTCTAAAGAGGTTAAACACT TTAACAAAACAGAGGTCGAACATCTCATCAGACAGTTTAATAGTCTGGTTGGAAAGCAGAGTGATCGGAGAGGAGGGAGCGGTCTAGATCGAGCAAGATTCCGGAACATATTGCACAACACATTTGGACTCACAGATGATATGATGATGGACAGAG TTTTCCGTGTATTTGACAAGGACAACGACAGTTATGTCAGTGTGAAGGAGTGGATAGAGGGGTTATCAGTCTTTCTACGTGGGACATTcgatgagaaaataaaat aCTGCTTTGATATCTATGACCTAAATGGAAATGGATACATCTCCCGTGAAGAGATGTTTCACATGTTGAAAAACAGCCTGATCCGTCAACCAACAGAGGAGGACCCAGAAGAAGGGGTTAAAGACTTGGTGGAGATCGCTCTTAAGAAAATG GATCATGATCACGACAGCCAACTTTCATATGCTGACTTTGAGAGGGCAGTAAAGGATGAAAGTCTCTTACTTGAGGCTTTTGGAACTTGCCTTCCAGAtgcaaag AGAGTTCTTGCATTTGAGCAGCATGCCTTCCAGGACCTTTCTGAGCACTGA
- the LOC108922031 gene encoding progranulin-like, protein MLEFAVVMTVGAQLAFGSLVCPNGNVCPDTSTCCSTEYKDGCCPYPKAVCCPGRSRCCPEGYECNVQAQMCEKLGVESMPMLQKTQAEEPAAVPALSVQAASSVVHCDAIYVCPDGTTCCRHPAGLYTCCPLSPAQCCLDGYHCCPWGYNCDPTYTRCVRNGVPHPFFVHKPMSIIKATKVSTAQDELQQTVVARSQNSVIICDVNFYCPMGNTCCKSPAGKWGCCPYPLGQCCKDGEHCCEYGFKCDRTSKECIKGYLRVPSALKQAQQI, encoded by the exons ATGCTGGAATTTGCTGTCGTGATGACGGTGGGGGCGCAGCTGGCTTTCGGCTCTCTCGTCTGTCCCAATGGAAACGTGTGCCCTGATACGTCCACCTGCTGCAGCACGGAGTACAAGGACGGGTGCTGCCCTTATCCGAAG GCCGTGTGTTGCCCAGGCCGCTCACGCTGCTGCCCCGAGGGCTACGAGTGCAACGTGCAGGCCCAGATGTGTGAGAAGCTGGGTGTGGAGAGCATGCCCATGCTGCAGAAGACGCAGGCAGAGGAGCCCGCTGCAGTCCCTGCTCTGAGTGTGCAGGCAGCCAGTTCGGTGGTCCACTGCGATGCGATATATGTCTGCCCCGACGGGACGACCTGCTGCAGACACCCGGCAGGGCTGTACACCTGCTGTCCCCTCTCACCA GCACAGTGCTGTCTGGATGGTTACCACTGCTGCCCGTGGGGTTACAACTGCGACCCTACGTACACAAGATGCGTGAGGAATGGCGTACCGCACCCCTTTTTCGTACACAAGCCCATGAGTATTATTAAAGCCACAAAGGTGTCAACAGCACAG GATGAGCTGCAACAGACCGTCGTTGCCCGGTCTCAGAACTCGGTCATCATCTGTGACGTAAACTTCTACTGCCCCATGGGCAACACATGCTGCAAGAGCCCTGCAGGAAAGTGGGGCTGCTGCCCATATCCGCTG GGCCAGTGCTGTAAGGATGGAGAGCATTGCTGCGAATATGGCTTCAAATGCGATCGAACATCTAAGGAGTGTATTAAAGGATATCTCAGAGTACCTTCAGCCCTGAAGCAGGCTCAGCAAATTTGA